The genomic DNA CACGGCCCGCTTCGCTGTCGTGGGCGCCGACGCGCCCGGGGCCGCCGAGCTGTGGATCGCTTGCCACGGGTACCGTCAGCTCGCGCGCAACTTCGCGCGCTCCTTCGTAGACGTCGCGAGTGCGTCTCGAAGGATCATCGTCCCCGAGGGCCTGTCGCGGTTCTACGTCGACGACGACGGCGGCCCGCACGGCGCTGAGGCGCGCGTGGGCGCGACCTGGATGACGCGCGAGGATCGCGAGAGCGAGATCGACGACTACGTCGAGTACCTCGACGCGCTCGCGGAGCTGGTGGGCGCGGACGACACCGGACCCGGGCGCCTCACGGCGTTCGGCTTTTCGCAGGGCGCGGCCACCGCGAGCCGCTGGGCCGCATACGGGCGCACGGAGATCGACCGCCTGATCCTGTGGGCGGGCTTGCCGGCGCACGACCTGGACCTCGACGCCGCGGCCACCAGACTCGCGCACGTGGACGTGATCCTGGCGTACGGAACCGACGACGCGCACGTGACGCGCGCCGCCGCCGACGCCGCCGCGGCCTCCCTTCACGAAGCGGGCGTGCCCGCCCGGACCTGGCCGTTCGAGGGTGGACACCGGGTGGCGGCTGCCCGGGTGGCGGATCTCGCCCGGGAGCTCACGGCTCCGGCGTGACCGCGCTCGGGCTGCTGACGGCGGCCGGCTGGCTGGCGGCGACCGCCATGCTCGCGGCCGGCCTGAGGCGCATTCCGCGTCTGCGCCCGCGGGGCTCGGCGCCCGCGGTCACCGCCGCCGTGGTCGTGGCGGCGCGCAACGAGGAGGCCCACGTCGAGGCCGCCATGCGGACGCTACTCGCCCAGCGTCACGCTGGCCTGCGGATAGTCGCGGTGGACGATCGATCCACG from Gemmatimonadota bacterium includes the following:
- a CDS encoding esterase; the encoded protein is MSSPAPGPGAAASVREEHIRVARTARFAVVGADAPGAAELWIACHGYRQLARNFARSFVDVASASRRIIVPEGLSRFYVDDDGGPHGAEARVGATWMTREDRESEIDDYVEYLDALAELVGADDTGPGRLTAFGFSQGAATASRWAAYGRTEIDRLILWAGLPAHDLDLDAAATRLAHVDVILAYGTDDAHVTRAAADAAAASLHEAGVPARTWPFEGGHRVAAARVADLARELTAPA